The following proteins are encoded in a genomic region of Brachypodium distachyon strain Bd21 chromosome 1, Brachypodium_distachyon_v3.0, whole genome shotgun sequence:
- the LOC100836600 gene encoding putative cellulose synthase A catalytic subunit 11 [UDP-forming] encodes MDDRSRQIAPPNTPEPELPAPSESGHGRPAEEQEEEEKEPLCSKVPVRPAELNAYRGAVALRALFLALFLRYRVTHPVPHDAYGLWLTAVACESWLALSWLAAQLPKLFPTNRATRPDKLPKPDSAEIMPMTASVDVFVSAADAGREPPLATANTVLSVLAADYPAPGRLACYVSDDGADMLLLEALSETARLARSWVPFCRRHGVEPRAPEPYFARSVDYLRDKVAPSFVKERRAMKREYEEFKVRMNYLAAKARKVPEDGWVMSDGTPWPGNNPRDHPAMIQVLLGHSDDPDAEGDELPRLFYVSREKRPGFQHQKKAGALNALLRVSAVLTNGAYVLNLDYDHYVNNSRALREAMCFLMDPVAGNRTCFVQFPLRRAVADADDADRFVSRDSVFFDIDMKCLDGIQGPVYAGSGCCFNRKALYGFQPAVPNDDDLEEEHSTSRWKWCCFGGRQRRKLRRTMSVVPLLESEEDEEGIAEGGRRRRLRSYSAALERHFGQSPLFIASAFGPRPAAMAATLILKEAIHVVSCAYEERTRWGKEVGWIYGGGGGLMTGFRMHARGWESAYCVPARPAFMSYARCISPSEMLAGASRRAVAAMGILLSQRHCPIWAGGGRRMRPLQRLAYANGVAYPLTSLPLTVYCALPAVCLLTGKSMFPEDDDVGRYAGALLVLLLTSVVASVALELKWSGVSLRSWWREEKLWVLTATSAGLAAVFQGVLSACTGVDVGFSADETLSEEEGTQSVRWSHLLVPPISVVLGNLAGVVVAVSYGVDHGYESWGPLAWKLALAAWVVAHLQGFLRGLLARRGRAPTIAVLWSVLFVSILSLLWVNVQTYYAPSPTPQPIF; translated from the exons ATGGACGACCGTAGCCGGCAGATCGCGCCCCCAAAcacgccggagccggagcttCCTGCACCTTCAGAAAG tggccatggccgcccggcggaggagcaggaagaggaggagaaggagcctCTGTGCAGCAAGGTGCCCGTGCGGCCCGCGGAGCTGAACGCGTACCGCGGGGCCGTGGCGCTCCGTGCCCTCTTCCTGGCGCTCTTCCTCCGGTACCGCGTCACCCACCCGGTGCCCCACGACGCCTACGGGCTATGGCTCACGGCCGTCGCCTGCGAGTCCTGGCTCGCGCTCTCGTGGCTCGCCGCCCAGCTCCCCAAGCTCTTCCCGACCAACCGCGCCACGCGCCCCGACAAGCTGCCCAAACCTGACTCCGCCGAGATAATGCCGATGACGGCGAGCGTGGACGTGTTCGTGAgcgcggcggacgcgggcAGGGAGCCGCCGCTGGCGACGGCGAACACGGTGCTGTCCGTGCTCGCGGCGGACTACCCGGCGCCCGGGAGGCTCGCCTGCTACGTGTCCGACGACGGCGCGGACATGCTGCTCCTCGAGGCGCTGTCCGAGACGGCGCGGCTCGCGAGGAGCTGGGTCCCGTTCTGCCGGCGGCACGGCGTCGAGCCCCGGGCGCCCGAGCCTTACTTCGCGCGGAGCGTCGACTACCTCCGGGACAAGGTGGCCCCGTCCTTCGTCAAGGAACGGCGCGCCATGAAGAGGGAGTACGAGGAGTTTAAGGTGAGGATGAACTACCTCGCTGCCAAGGCGCGCAAGGTGCCCGAGGATGGGTGGGTCATGTCGGACGGCACGCCCTGGCCCGGGAACAACCCGAGAGATCACCCTGCCATGATACAG GTTCTTCTGGGGCACTCCGATGATCCTGATGCCGAGGGGGACGAGCTGCCTCGGCTCTTCTACGTGTCGCGGGAGAAGAGGCCGGGGTTCCAGCATCAAAAGAAAGCCGGCGCGTTGAACGCATTG CTCCGGGTGTCTGCCGTGCTGACAAATGGCGCCTACGTGCTCAATCTGGACTACGACCACTACGTCAACAACAGCAGGGCACTTAGGGAGGCGATGTGCTTCCTGATGGACCCGGTGGCAGGGAACAGGACATGCTTCGTCCAGTTCCCTCTGCGGCGtgccgtcgccgacgccgatgACGCAGATCGATTCGTGAGCCGCGACTCCGTCTTCTTCGAT ATCGACATGAAGTGCTTGGACGGCATCCAGGGCCCGGTTTATGCCGGCTCCGGGTGTTGCTTCAACAGGAAGGCGCTGTACGGGTTCCAGCCCGCGGTGCCTAACGACGACGacctggaggaggagcacagTACGAGCCGTTGGAAGTGGTGCTGTTTCGGGGGAAGGCAGAGGCGGAAGCTGAGGAGGACCATGTCCGTCGTCCCGTTGCTGGAgtcggaggaagacgaggagggaATTGCcgaaggagggaggaggcggaggctgcgcTCGTACAGCGCCGCGTTAGAGCGGCACTTTGGCCAGTCTCCGCTGTTCATCGCGTCGGCGTTTGGCCCGCGACCCGCTGCCATGGCGGCCACTCTTATCCTCAAGGAGGCCATCCACGTCGTGAGCTGCGCCTACGAGGAGCGGACGAGATGGGGCAAAGAG GTTGGGTGGAtttacggcggcggcggcggtctgaTGACGGGATTCAGGATGCACGCGCGCGGGTGGGAGTCGGCGTACTGCGTGCCGGCACGTCCGGCGTTCATGAGCTACGCCAGGTGCATCTCCCCCTCGGAGATGCTCGCCGGCGCGTCgcggcgggcggtggcggccatgGGGATCCTGTTGAGCCAGCGGCACTGCCCCATctgggccggcggcggcaggagaaTGAGGCCTCTGCAGCGGCTGGCGTACGCGAACGGCGTCGCCTACCCGCTCACATCCCTGCCGCTCACCGTCTACTGCGCGCTCCCGGCCGTCTGCCTCCTCACGGGCAAGTCCATGTTccccgaagacgacgacgtgGGCCGCTACGCCGGGGCCCTGCTCGTGCTGCTCCTGACCTCGGTGGTCGCGTCCGTGGCGCTGGAGCTCAAGTGGAGCGGCGTGTCGCTGCGGTCCTGGTGGCGGGAGGAGAAGCTCTGGGTGCTCACGGCCACGtccgccggcctcgccgccgtgtTCCAGGGAGTCCTCAGCGCGTGCACCGGGGTCGACGTCGGCTTCTCGGCGGACGAGACGTTATCCGAAGAGGAGGGGACGCAGTCGGTGCGGTGGAGTCACTTGCTGGTGCCGCCGATCAGCGTGGTGCTGGGCAACCTTGCcggcgtggtggtggcggtgtcGTACGGGGTGGACCACGGGTACGAGTCCTGGGGCCCACTGGCGTGGAagctggcgctcgccgcgtgGGTGGTCGCGCACTTGCAGGGGTTCCTCAGGGGACTCCTCGCGCGGCGGGGCCGGGCGCCGACCATCGCCGTCCTCTGGTCGGTCCTCTTCGTCTCCATCCTGTCGCTTCTCTGGGTCAACGTCCAGACGTACTATGCGCCGTCGCCCACGCCGCAGCCCATCTTCTGA